One part of the Olleya sp. YS genome encodes these proteins:
- a CDS encoding sigma-70 family RNA polymerase sigma factor produces MEKELSNNICEELVFKGIYNKCAKDLQDFMYYKYGEQFNPKDIAQDAFIKLWNNCKKVPLSKAKSFLFTIANNMMLNEVKHQKVVLKHQQLNHKHYTNESPEFILEKEQFLERYNQVLSNLKEEYRVAFLLNKVEGKKHNEIAELLSVTTKVVEYRIYSAFKILKTELEGFKIK; encoded by the coding sequence TTGGAAAAAGAGCTTAGCAACAATATTTGTGAAGAACTAGTCTTTAAAGGTATTTATAATAAATGCGCAAAGGACTTGCAAGACTTTATGTATTATAAATATGGCGAGCAATTTAACCCAAAAGACATAGCGCAAGATGCGTTTATCAAACTATGGAATAATTGTAAAAAAGTACCTTTAAGCAAAGCCAAGTCTTTTTTATTTACTATAGCAAATAATATGATGCTTAATGAGGTTAAACATCAAAAAGTAGTGCTAAAGCATCAACAATTAAATCACAAGCATTATACTAACGAGTCTCCAGAATTTATACTAGAAAAAGAACAATTTTTAGAACGTTATAATCAAGTACTTTCTAATTTAAAAGAAGAATATCGTGTTGCTTTTTTGTTAAATAAAGTAGAAGGTAAAAAACACAATGAGATTGCTGAGCTTTTAAGTGTTACCACTAAAGTTGTAGAGTATAGAATTTACAGTGCTTTTAAGATACTTAAAACAGAATTAGAAGGTTTTAAAATAAAATAG
- a CDS encoding FecR family protein has product MDKELLIKKWLNNDLTEAEEKAFKQLDDYAFNKEIIETAKMFKASTFTNINDFETFKANYQAQDTPVKRLQWLSPMLKIASVIVIALGVYFTVFSFNNTKINTLASQKTTIELPDQSEVVLNALSTIEYNKKDWDNNRTLKLDGEAYFKVAKGKTFDVITTQGKVTVVGTQFNVKQRDNYFEVQCYEGVVKVKSDTIIRQLLAGDTYRLLGGKFTENKTLQTMSEWTKNTSVFNAIPIKEVFAELERQYNIKVTIVNTNSDRLFTGGFTHNNIENALISITQPMNLTFELTSSNQVIINGQNN; this is encoded by the coding sequence ATGGATAAAGAATTACTTATAAAAAAATGGTTGAATAATGACTTGACAGAAGCTGAAGAAAAAGCTTTCAAGCAATTAGATGACTATGCCTTTAATAAAGAGATTATAGAAACAGCCAAGATGTTTAAAGCATCGACCTTTACCAATATAAATGATTTTGAAACTTTTAAAGCAAATTATCAGGCGCAAGACACACCTGTTAAAAGGTTACAATGGTTATCTCCAATGCTTAAAATAGCTAGTGTAATAGTGATTGCTTTAGGTGTATACTTTACTGTTTTCTCTTTTAATAATACAAAAATTAACACATTAGCCAGTCAAAAAACAACTATAGAACTACCTGATCAATCTGAAGTGGTTTTAAATGCATTGTCAACCATAGAATATAACAAAAAGGATTGGGATAATAATAGAACATTAAAACTTGATGGAGAAGCCTATTTTAAAGTTGCAAAGGGTAAAACATTTGATGTCATTACAACCCAAGGAAAAGTAACAGTAGTTGGGACACAGTTTAATGTAAAGCAACGCGACAATTACTTTGAAGTACAATGTTATGAAGGTGTTGTTAAAGTTAAGTCAGATACCATTATTAGACAGCTATTGGCTGGTGATACGTATCGATTATTAGGTGGAAAATTTACTGAAAATAAAACACTACAGACAATGTCTGAATGGACCAAAAATACAAGTGTTTTTAATGCCATACCAATTAAAGAAGTGTTTGCAGAACTAGAAAGGCAATACAATATAAAAGTTACAATAGTTAATACAAATAGCGATAGGTTATTTACAGGAGGTTTTACACACAATAATATCGAGAATGCTCTAATATCTATTACACAACCAATGAATTTGACTTTTGAGTTAACATCATCAAATCAAGTCATTATTAATGGGCAAAATAACTAG